In Mycobacterium branderi, the DNA window GCGGCCGGGCGGCTGGCGGCGACCTCCGGTTGGAGCAGCAGATCCACCGTGAGGTGTCCGCCGGCCGAATCGCCGGCCACCACAATGCGTTCCGCTGGTATCCGGTGCGACAGCCAATCCCATCCCGCGCGTACGTCGTCGGCGGCGGTGGGGAAGCGGTGTCGCGGCGCGAGCCGGTAGTCGATGCTGAACACCGGCAGCCCGGTCAGTCGTGACAGCCAGGCCGTCAGTCGACGGTGGGTGCGCGGCGAGCACAACGCATATCCGCTGCCGTGGACGTAGTACACGACTGCGTCGGTGCGCCGGCCGCCGGGTCCACGCACCCATTCGCCGACGACGCGACGCCCGTCCGAAAGTGTGGTGTCGGTCGGCTCGACACGGGCTCCGGCCAGCGACGGCCCGAAGGCATCCATGATGCCGGCCACGATCTGGCGCGACAGCCACAGGCCCCAGGCCCGCTCGGGCGGTAGCACCGCGCTGATCTGTCGCAAGGTCAACGCGCTCACGACCGCCGCAGCGCGGGATCGCAGCGATCCGCGCGCCGGAACATCGTCCGTCATGCGACTCAGTCAACCGCCAATGGTGACATTAGTCAATGGCAACGTCGGCGTGTCCGCTCAGTCCTGCAGTTGCGCCGCGATCCTCTTCTTATCGACCTTGCCGATCGCCGTGGTCGGCAGGGCCGTCATCGCCACCAGGGTGTCGGGCCGGGTGTGGATGGCCACGCCCCGGCCGTCCAGGTAGCGGTTCAACTCCGCCAGGGTCACCGGCATGCCACTGAAAACGACTGCGGCGCAGATCTTTTCGCCCAGATACTGGTCGGGTAATGGGACCGCCGCCGCTACCCGGATCGCCGGGTGGGCGAGCAGGTGTTCCTCGAGGTCGGCGGCGGAGACCGTCTCGCCGGCGCGGTGGATGACGTCTTTGACCCGCCCCGTCACCTCGAGGTAGCCGTCGGCGCGGCGGCGGACCCGGTCGCCGGTGCGGTAGAAGCCATCGGGCGTGAACGACCGCTCGTTGGCCGCGTCGTCGCGAAAGTAGCCGTTCAACGTGTAGGGCCCGCGCACCAGCAGCTCGCCCTCCGGTACCTCGGCGCCCCCGTCGTCCACCACCCGCAGCTCGTCGGCCTCGCACAACGGCCGGCCCTGAGTGTTCTCGACGAGCTCGGCCTGGTCGTCGAGGCGGGTGTAGTTGAGCAACCCTTCGGCCATCCCGAACACCTGCTGCAGCCCCGGGGTCAGGGTGGTGCGGATGTGGCGCGCGTCGTCGGCGGCGAGTTTGGAGCCGCCGACCTGCAGCAGCCGCAACGACGTCGGCGTGACCGGCTCCCACTCGCACGCTTGCGCCCACAGCTTGGCGAGCGGCGGCACCAGTGCGGTGACCGTGACACGGTGGTGGGCGATGGTGGCGAACGCGGACTCCGGGCTGGGATCGGCGGCGAACACGGTGGTGGCGCCGACGCTGATCGCGCCGAGCAGGCCGGGGCAGGCCAGCGGGAAGTTATGGGCGGCCGGCAGTGCCGCCAGGTACACGTCATCGCTCGTCAGCCGGCACAGCTCCGCGCTTGCGGTGACGTTGTAGACGTAGTCGTCGTGGGTGCGGGGGATGAGTTTGGGCAGCCCGGTGGTGCCGCCGGACACCAGCAGTAATGCAGGACGTGTTGTGTCGCAGTCGTTCCCGGGCGGGTCGCCTGCGGGCAGTTCCGCAAAGGACATGAACGGTCCCGGCTGTCCGTCGACGACGACGTGACGCAGCTGCGGATGTGCCGCGACCAGCTGCTCGGCCATCGCGCGGTAGTCGAACCCGGCCGCGTTGTCGGCGACGACCAACCCGACCGCGCCGCTCACCTGGGCGAAGTGGCTGAGCTCGGTGAAGCGATGCCCCGGTAGACACATCACCGGGATCGCACCGGCACGCAGCAGGCCGAAGAACGCCACGGCGAACCGACACGAATTCGGCAGGTCAAGCAACATCCGGTCGCCGGCCGCGATACCGATCGCCGCAAACCCGCCGGCCACGGCGTCGACGCGCCTGTCCAGATCGGCGAAGGTGTAGC includes these proteins:
- a CDS encoding (2,3-dihydroxybenzoyl)adenylate synthase, translated to MDGFVPFPPDRAARYRAAGYWTGRTVDSLLRDAAAAWPDRIAVVDPDRSYTFADLDRRVDAVAGGFAAIGIAAGDRMLLDLPNSCRFAVAFFGLLRAGAIPVMCLPGHRFTELSHFAQVSGAVGLVVADNAAGFDYRAMAEQLVAAHPQLRHVVVDGQPGPFMSFAELPAGDPPGNDCDTTRPALLLVSGGTTGLPKLIPRTHDDYVYNVTASAELCRLTSDDVYLAALPAAHNFPLACPGLLGAISVGATTVFAADPSPESAFATIAHHRVTVTALVPPLAKLWAQACEWEPVTPTSLRLLQVGGSKLAADDARHIRTTLTPGLQQVFGMAEGLLNYTRLDDQAELVENTQGRPLCEADELRVVDDGGAEVPEGELLVRGPYTLNGYFRDDAANERSFTPDGFYRTGDRVRRRADGYLEVTGRVKDVIHRAGETVSAADLEEHLLAHPAIRVAAAVPLPDQYLGEKICAAVVFSGMPVTLAELNRYLDGRGVAIHTRPDTLVAMTALPTTAIGKVDKKRIAAQLQD
- a CDS encoding alpha/beta hydrolase yields the protein MTDDVPARGSLRSRAAAVVSALTLRQISAVLPPERAWGLWLSRQIVAGIMDAFGPSLAGARVEPTDTTLSDGRRVVGEWVRGPGGRRTDAVVYYVHGSGYALCSPRTHRRLTAWLSRLTGLPVFSIDYRLAPRHRFPTAADDVRAGWDWLSHRIPAERIVVAGDSAGGHLTVDLLLQPEVAASRPAALVLFSPLIDLTFASAAERERRRPDPAIRAADALRLVELYCGGTDPAHCRLSLDVAGGPALPPTLIQAGGAEMLAADAERLAAEITAGGGRCELQVWPDQAHVFQALPRLSPEARNAMAYAAHFITDALNVDTVERAS